One genomic segment of Aquipluma nitroreducens includes these proteins:
- a CDS encoding NHL repeat-containing protein translates to MNRKLVNIVLIVLALAIVVVIGKDFIGKKAGKNIDNPYEYNIDEFRKVDSTQILYTEKLHFPVKAHYWAGIAATDSTIIVASANHLLKFDYSGNQIFSKQIIDTATCVTVDSNRQIWIGMSHYVVMYDQNGTLVKRWNSFGDRAVFTSITVSGENVYVADAGNRIVYQCNTNGQIVQKIGEKDEQKGIPGFVIPSPYFDVATDDNGILWAANTGRHTFENYNRDGSLRTSWGVTSFKIEGFSGCCNPAHFAILNDNSFITSEKGMPRIKLYDQHGQFIGVVAPPAAFSGSLAPDIAVDEQQRVIALDFERQQVRIFEKKKE, encoded by the coding sequence ATGAACCGGAAACTCGTAAATATCGTATTGATCGTTCTGGCTTTAGCTATTGTGGTCGTCATTGGAAAAGACTTTATCGGGAAAAAGGCCGGGAAAAATATAGATAATCCATATGAATATAACATCGATGAATTCCGGAAAGTGGATTCCACCCAAATTTTATATACGGAGAAGCTTCATTTTCCGGTTAAAGCTCATTATTGGGCAGGCATTGCGGCAACTGATTCAACCATTATTGTGGCGAGCGCCAATCACTTACTTAAATTCGATTATTCCGGCAATCAGATTTTCAGTAAACAAATCATTGATACGGCAACTTGCGTAACCGTTGATTCGAATCGCCAGATTTGGATCGGGATGAGCCATTATGTGGTGATGTACGATCAGAATGGTACCTTGGTAAAACGCTGGAATTCGTTTGGCGACCGGGCTGTATTTACCTCGATTACGGTTTCAGGTGAAAATGTTTATGTGGCCGATGCCGGAAACCGGATCGTTTATCAGTGCAATACCAATGGGCAGATTGTTCAGAAAATAGGGGAGAAGGACGAACAAAAGGGAATACCCGGATTCGTGATTCCAAGTCCCTATTTCGATGTAGCAACTGATGATAATGGCATTTTGTGGGCGGCAAATACAGGCCGGCATACATTCGAAAATTACAATAGGGATGGCTCGCTCCGAACATCTTGGGGTGTGACAAGTTTCAAGATTGAAGGTTTTAGTGGTTGCTGTAATCCGGCGCATTTCGCAATTTTGAACGATAATTCGTTTATAACCAGTGAAAAAGGTATGCCTCGTATCAAATTGTACGATCAGCACGGACAATTTATTGGAGTTGTGGCGCCTCCTGCGGCTTTCAGCGGTTCATTGGCTCCCGATATTGCAGTAGATGAGCAACAGCGTGTGATTGCTCTTGATTTTGAACGTCAGCAGGTACGAATTTTTGAAAAGAAAAAAGAATAA
- a CDS encoding 4Fe-4S dicluster domain-containing protein: MSDKKEPKSIERRRFLRSGMQMALAVSLGGVAGVSLLKSTSKDLVWQIDPFKCVQCGRCADECVMTPSAVKCVHAYDLCGYCDLCGGYLKPDANARTTAAENQLCPTAAIKRQYIEEPYFEYVIDESLCIGCAKCVAGCTSFGNGSLHLQVRHDQCKNCNDCSIARVCPADAFQRVPADTPYMIKGGFTKGGTNKDNLKKG; this comes from the coding sequence ATGAGCGATAAAAAAGAACCAAAAAGCATAGAAAGGCGTCGGTTTCTCCGAAGCGGAATGCAGATGGCGCTGGCTGTTTCGCTCGGTGGCGTAGCCGGTGTTTCGCTCCTGAAATCGACTTCGAAGGATTTGGTCTGGCAGATCGATCCGTTTAAATGCGTGCAATGCGGTCGTTGCGCCGACGAATGCGTGATGACTCCTTCGGCCGTAAAATGTGTTCATGCCTACGATTTGTGCGGCTATTGCGATTTATGTGGTGGTTACTTAAAACCCGATGCGAATGCTCGTACTACGGCTGCCGAAAATCAGCTTTGTCCTACCGCTGCTATTAAGCGGCAATATATCGAAGAACCCTACTTTGAGTATGTGATTGATGAAAGCCTGTGCATAGGCTGTGCCAAGTGCGTGGCTGGTTGCACTTCATTCGGAAATGGTTCGCTGCATTTGCAGGTGAGACACGATCAATGTAAAAATTGCAACGACTGTTCGATTGCAAGGGTTTGTCCGGCGGACGCTTTTCAGCGTGTTCCGGCCGATACACCATACATGATTAAGGGCGGATTTACGAAAGGTGGAACGAATAAGGATAATTTGAAGAAAGGATAG
- a CDS encoding ORF6N domain-containing protein, with amino-acid sequence MQLEKIQTKIYEIRGQKVMLDSDLAELYNVETKNLNLAVKRNIKRFPSDFMFQLAKSEWDILRLQIETSKGRGGTRYLPYAFTEQGVAMLSGILNSDKAIETNIAIMRAFVFVRQYAMTHKDLTEKLQELENKYDKQFKDVYEAITYLLQKDNQETEQKQRKRIGYKNEE; translated from the coding sequence ATGCAACTTGAGAAAATTCAAACGAAAATTTATGAAATCCGCGGCCAAAAGGTAATGCTTGATTCTGATTTGGCAGAACTCTATAATGTTGAAACCAAGAACTTAAATCTGGCAGTTAAACGCAATATAAAAAGATTTCCTTCTGATTTTATGTTTCAACTTGCAAAATCAGAGTGGGATATTTTGAGGTTGCAAATTGAAACCTCAAAGGGTAGAGGAGGCACAAGATATTTGCCTTATGCCTTTACCGAGCAAGGCGTTGCAATGTTGAGTGGGATTCTTAATTCAGATAAAGCGATTGAAACGAACATTGCCATTATGCGAGCTTTCGTTTTTGTACGGCAATATGCTATGACTCATAAGGATTTGACTGAAAAACTTCAGGAGCTTGAGAATAAATACGACAAACAATTTAAGGATGTATATGAAGCCATTACTTATTTGCTTCAGAAAGACAACCAGGAAACAGAACAGAAACAGCGTAAACGAATAGGCTATAAAAATGAAGAATAG
- a CDS encoding 4Fe-4S binding protein produces the protein MKNRLQKYFLIISVMLFMSLQSFGAAEAKQRFPKPEFDTGYVQPHTTAPSPRFLLLQYFDVLVLLIVLSVVTWFVLKKRSRKGVFWTSVFSLFYFGFYREGCICSIGSIQNVVLGMVDPTYAIPFTALLFFLLPLVFSLFFGRTFCAGACPLGAIQDIVAIRPIELPKWIQKVLGLIPYLYLGLAILYVATKSEFIICRYDPFVGLFRFDAPYNMLILGILFLAVGVFVARPYCRFFCPYGVLLGWMSKFSSRHMTITPAACIQCKLCSNSCPFGAIDEPVVETGKRRSNVNRLMTYFVLLPLWIGIGGFAGSMMHVPLSRFNQTVYLAEQIIEHPEVKNDPKNIDVRTFMSSGKSTEQLVQEADAIRRQFYWGGWILGGFMGVVIGTSLINLSKFRKRNDWEPNKTNCLSCGRCMDYCPVKKEA, from the coding sequence ATGAAGAATAGACTACAAAAATATTTTCTGATTATCTCGGTAATGCTTTTTATGTCTCTTCAATCGTTTGGGGCGGCCGAAGCAAAGCAGCGGTTTCCAAAACCTGAATTTGATACGGGTTACGTTCAGCCGCACACTACAGCGCCATCACCCAGATTTCTACTTCTGCAATATTTCGATGTGTTGGTGTTGCTGATTGTTTTGTCGGTAGTTACCTGGTTTGTACTGAAAAAACGCTCACGTAAAGGTGTTTTCTGGACTTCGGTATTTTCCTTGTTTTATTTCGGTTTTTACCGCGAAGGTTGTATCTGTTCCATTGGTTCTATTCAGAATGTGGTTTTGGGAATGGTCGATCCGACTTACGCGATCCCATTTACAGCTTTGTTATTTTTCCTTTTGCCGCTCGTCTTTTCACTTTTCTTCGGAAGGACATTCTGTGCCGGAGCTTGTCCGCTCGGTGCCATTCAGGATATTGTTGCGATCCGACCTATCGAGTTGCCCAAATGGATTCAGAAAGTATTGGGATTAATTCCGTATTTGTATCTTGGGCTGGCCATTTTGTATGTAGCTACCAAATCCGAATTTATCATCTGCCGTTATGATCCGTTTGTCGGACTATTCCGGTTCGATGCACCATACAACATGTTAATTCTTGGCATCTTATTTCTGGCCGTTGGCGTGTTTGTTGCCCGCCCGTATTGCCGTTTCTTCTGTCCGTATGGAGTTTTGCTGGGATGGATGTCTAAATTTTCATCGCGCCACATGACCATCACACCCGCTGCCTGTATTCAGTGTAAATTGTGCTCTAATTCATGTCCGTTTGGCGCCATTGACGAGCCAGTGGTTGAAACCGGAAAACGTCGTAGCAATGTGAATCGCCTGATGACTTATTTTGTGCTTCTACCATTGTGGATCGGAATCGGTGGATTTGCAGGTTCAATGATGCATGTGCCATTGTCGCGTTTTAATCAAACGGTTTACCTGGCCGAACAAATCATTGAACATCCCGAAGTGAAGAATGATCCTAAAAATATTGATGTCCGAACATTTATGAGCTCCGGAAAATCGACCGAACAATTGGTTCAGGAAGCCGATGCTATTCGTCGTCAGTTCTATTGGGGAGGTTGGATTTTAGGCGGTTTCATGGGTGTGGTCATTGGAACAAGCCTGATTAATCTGTCGAAATTCAGGAAACGTAATGATTGGGAGCCGAATAAAACGAATTGCCTGAGCTGCGGACGATGCATGGATTATTGCCCGGTGAAGAAAGAGGCTTAG